Proteins encoded by one window of Cyanobium sp. NS01:
- a CDS encoding DUF3386 domain-containing protein yields MPVTATTSSASTAATTASTTVAAIPEGSDCTAAFRAAYENRYTWDPGFAGYKGRCSWEQADRRAEGHFSVGADLKAQVEGIADEEIHKAMASQLWEVAIHRVRRSFEQTHGANTFTAGSTDAVGTEVIVGGKNSGDRYRIKDDVVTMVHRHIHGTVVTIFTESVTHTGAGYLSRSYTSQYADPATGAARGGLSRFTDTFVPLCDGGPWVLSEREVATEAHGETPASRQLFRFLDLQAC; encoded by the coding sequence ATGCCCGTGACCGCCACCACCAGCTCCGCCAGCACTGCCGCCACGACGGCCAGCACGACTGTTGCCGCCATTCCAGAAGGCAGCGACTGCACCGCCGCCTTCCGCGCCGCCTACGAGAACCGCTACACCTGGGATCCCGGCTTCGCGGGCTACAAGGGCCGCTGCTCCTGGGAGCAGGCTGATCGCCGCGCCGAGGGCCATTTCAGCGTGGGCGCCGACCTCAAGGCCCAGGTGGAGGGCATCGCCGACGAGGAGATCCACAAGGCGATGGCCTCCCAGCTCTGGGAGGTGGCGATCCACCGGGTGCGCCGCAGCTTTGAGCAGACCCACGGCGCCAACACCTTCACGGCTGGCAGCACCGATGCCGTGGGCACCGAGGTGATCGTGGGCGGCAAGAACAGCGGTGACCGCTACCGCATCAAGGACGACGTGGTGACGATGGTGCACCGCCATATCCACGGCACGGTGGTGACGATCTTCACCGAGTCGGTGACCCACACCGGTGCTGGCTATCTGAGCCGCTCCTACACCAGCCAGTACGCCGATCCGGCCACCGGCGCCGCCCGCGGCGGCCTCAGCCGCTTCACCGACACCTTCGTGCCCCTCTGCGACGGGGGCCCCTGGGTGCTGAGCGAGCGGGAGGTGGCCACCGAGGCCCATGGCGAGACTCCGGCCAGCCGCCAGCTGTTCAGGTTTCTGGATCTTCAGGCCTGCTGA
- a CDS encoding alanine/glycine:cation symporter family protein, whose product MPLGQLPVGLEDTIRAINAPINNFAWGWPTVTLIALTGLVMMVGLGFMPLRRLPYGVRMTLGHAGSAKDGEISPFQALMTSLSATIGTGNIAGVAGAIAVGGPGAVFWMWLIAIFGIATKYAEAVLAVHFRELDPLGNHVGGPMYYIRNGLGPGWAWLGGLFALFGMLAGFGIGNGVQCFEVSSALQTVGIPRLVTGVVLGALVFGVIIGGISRIAQAASAVVPTMAILYVVACLLIILANASEIPAAFGTIFSNAFTGKAAASGTLAQVILMGFKRGIFSNEAGLGSAPIAHAAASTRDPVRQGTVAMLGTFIDTIIICSMTALVIIITGAYESGESGANLSISAFNIGIAGSGWMVTVGLVVFAFTTVLGWSFYGERCTEYLFGVKAILPFRLVWVAVVVIGSVAGDRGAVWAVADTLNGLMAIPNLIGLLLLSGTVFRLTRAYRFDGEARS is encoded by the coding sequence CTGCCACTGGGGCAACTTCCCGTCGGCCTTGAAGACACGATCAGGGCCATCAACGCCCCGATCAACAACTTCGCCTGGGGCTGGCCCACGGTGACCCTGATTGCCCTCACCGGCCTGGTGATGATGGTGGGGCTGGGGTTCATGCCACTGCGGCGGCTCCCCTATGGCGTGCGCATGACATTGGGCCACGCCGGCTCCGCCAAGGACGGTGAGATCTCGCCGTTCCAGGCCCTGATGACCTCGCTCTCGGCCACGATCGGCACCGGCAACATCGCCGGTGTCGCCGGTGCCATCGCCGTTGGCGGACCTGGGGCGGTCTTCTGGATGTGGCTGATCGCCATCTTCGGCATCGCCACCAAGTATGCGGAGGCCGTGCTGGCCGTGCACTTCCGCGAGTTGGATCCCCTCGGCAACCATGTGGGCGGGCCGATGTATTACATCCGCAACGGTCTTGGCCCTGGCTGGGCCTGGCTCGGTGGCCTCTTTGCCCTGTTCGGCATGCTTGCCGGCTTTGGAATCGGCAACGGTGTGCAGTGCTTTGAGGTTTCGAGTGCTCTGCAGACCGTGGGGATCCCGCGTCTGGTCACGGGGGTGGTGCTGGGCGCGCTGGTGTTCGGTGTGATCATCGGCGGCATCAGCCGGATCGCCCAGGCCGCATCCGCTGTGGTGCCGACCATGGCCATTCTCTACGTGGTGGCCTGCCTCCTGATCATCCTGGCGAATGCTTCCGAGATCCCTGCCGCCTTCGGCACGATTTTCTCCAACGCCTTCACCGGCAAGGCCGCGGCAAGTGGCACCCTGGCCCAGGTGATCCTGATGGGCTTCAAGCGGGGCATCTTTTCCAACGAGGCGGGCCTCGGCAGCGCGCCCATCGCCCACGCCGCCGCCAGCACCCGCGATCCTGTGCGCCAGGGCACGGTGGCGATGCTCGGCACCTTCATTGACACGATCATCATCTGCAGCATGACCGCGCTGGTGATCATCATCACCGGTGCCTATGAAAGTGGTGAATCCGGCGCCAATCTTTCGATCAGTGCCTTCAACATCGGCATCGCCGGCAGCGGTTGGATGGTCACCGTGGGGCTTGTGGTCTTCGCCTTCACCACGGTGCTGGGCTGGAGTTTCTACGGCGAGCGCTGCACCGAATATCTCTTCGGGGTGAAGGCGATCCTGCCCTTCCGGCTGGTGTGGGTGGCGGTGGTGGTGATCGGCTCGGTGGCCGGCGACCGCGGCGCCGTCTGGGCCGTGGCCGATACCCTCAATGGCCTGATGGCGATCCCCAACCTGATCGGTCTGCTGCTGCTCTCCGGCACCGTGTTCCGGCTCACCCGGGCCTACCGCTTCGATGGGGAGGCCCGCAGCTGA
- a CDS encoding DUF6447 family protein, translating to MTSTPQQPPVLTFEGKRYDLNSLPSELKELVKGMQVADAQLRMHEDTLKVLAVGRQAMASQLNDKLKAIAPLP from the coding sequence TTGACCTCCACCCCCCAGCAGCCTCCCGTCCTCACCTTCGAGGGCAAGCGCTACGACCTCAACAGCCTGCCCAGTGAGCTCAAGGAACTGGTGAAGGGCATGCAGGTGGCCGATGCCCAGTTGCGCATGCACGAGGACACCCTCAAGGTGCTGGCCGTGGGCCGTCAGGCCATGGCCAGCCAGCTGAACGACAAGCTCAAGGCGATTGCACCCCTGCCCTGA
- the tpiA gene encoding triose-phosphate isomerase, which produces MAKAVIAGNWKMHMTCAQAREFAAAFRPLIADLPGDRQVVIAPPFTAIPTLSRHLEGAGVAIAAQNVHWEEQGAYTGMVSAPMLVEHAVTHAIVGHSEPRKYFSESDEQINLRARTAQKHGLVPILCVGESLDQRETAETERVIHRQIEQGLEAVDPSRLIVAYEPIWAIGTGKTCPAEEANRICGLIRGWVGNPEVTVQYGGSVNPATIDDLMAQSDIDGVLVGGASLDPESFARIANFRVSAAV; this is translated from the coding sequence TTGGCCAAGGCTGTCATCGCAGGTAACTGGAAGATGCACATGACCTGCGCCCAGGCGCGGGAGTTCGCTGCCGCCTTCCGGCCCCTGATCGCCGACCTGCCGGGGGACCGCCAGGTGGTGATCGCGCCGCCGTTCACGGCGATCCCCACCCTGAGCCGCCACCTGGAGGGCGCCGGCGTGGCGATCGCCGCCCAGAACGTGCACTGGGAGGAGCAGGGGGCCTACACCGGTATGGTGTCGGCGCCGATGCTGGTGGAGCATGCCGTGACCCACGCGATCGTGGGCCACAGCGAGCCGCGCAAGTACTTCAGCGAATCCGACGAGCAGATCAACCTGCGGGCCCGCACGGCCCAGAAGCACGGGCTGGTGCCGATCCTGTGTGTGGGCGAGAGCCTCGACCAGCGCGAGACGGCGGAAACCGAACGGGTGATCCACCGCCAGATCGAGCAGGGGCTGGAGGCGGTGGATCCGTCGCGGCTGATCGTGGCCTACGAGCCGATCTGGGCGATCGGCACCGGCAAGACCTGCCCCGCCGAGGAGGCCAACCGCATCTGTGGCCTGATCCGCGGCTGGGTGGGCAACCCCGAGGTCACGGTGCAGTACGGCGGCTCGGTGAACCCCGCCACCATCGACGATCTGATGGCCCAGAGCGACATCGATGGCGTGCTGGTGGGTGGCGCCTCGCTCGATCCCGAGAGCTTTGCGCGCATCGCCAACTTCCGGGTGTCGGCGGCGGTGTGA
- a CDS encoding ABC transporter ATP-binding protein: protein MPAPPPDSLPQLQRTSAPSLAGTVRRLWPLLRPHRRRLLAGGACILVFVLCWPVLAWLAGRLIPAIGAGDVGLTLQSILAALAVFMVQKAAQYGQDTLLANPALRVSQALRQQLFARLQQLDFNALEKLSAGDLTYRLTEDADRVGEVIYKTIQDTTPSALQLVAVLGYMVWLDWPLALATLLLAPLVALLVSGFGARVMGAAERSQEQVSELASLLGEAISGLPLVRAFAAEPWLQRRFDQEIDLHRRARYRTLRLLALQHPVVGFLEAAGILAVLWIGAWRIQSGQLDSQGFSSYVAALLMLIDPIAHLTTNFNEFQQGQASLQRLRAIENEPVETPDSPQAQPLGPVRGALQLEQVWFAYGDGEPVLRQVSLEVKPGQVVALVGPSGAGKSTLFSLLLRFNNCQRGRVLLDGHDLADLRARELRQAVALVPQQSSVFSGTVAEAIAFGRPATAEAIRQAARLANADGFISQLPHGYQSRLEERGRNVSGGQLQRLAIARAVLGNPAVLLLDEATSALDAEAEEAVQAGLQTAMAGRSVLVIAHRLSTVQKADRIVVLEAGRIVQQGSHNQLMAQDGRYRQLCRRQFIHLEP from the coding sequence ATGCCCGCACCGCCTCCGGACAGCCTGCCCCAGCTGCAGCGGACCTCTGCCCCCAGCCTGGCCGGCACGGTGCGACGGCTGTGGCCCCTGCTCAGACCCCACCGCCGGCGCCTGCTGGCCGGCGGCGCCTGCATCCTGGTGTTCGTGCTCTGCTGGCCTGTGCTGGCCTGGCTGGCGGGGCGGCTGATTCCGGCGATCGGCGCCGGTGATGTGGGGCTCACCCTGCAGTCGATCCTGGCCGCCCTGGCGGTGTTCATGGTGCAGAAGGCGGCCCAGTACGGCCAGGACACGCTGCTGGCCAACCCGGCCCTGCGGGTCAGCCAGGCCCTGCGCCAGCAGCTGTTCGCGCGGCTGCAGCAGCTCGACTTCAACGCCCTGGAGAAACTCTCCGCCGGCGACCTCACCTACCGCCTCACCGAGGATGCCGACCGGGTGGGCGAGGTGATCTACAAGACCATCCAGGACACCACCCCCAGTGCCCTGCAGCTGGTGGCGGTGCTGGGTTACATGGTGTGGCTCGACTGGCCCCTGGCCCTGGCCACCCTGCTGCTGGCCCCCCTGGTGGCCCTGCTGGTGAGCGGCTTCGGGGCGCGGGTGATGGGGGCCGCCGAGCGCAGCCAGGAGCAGGTGAGCGAGCTGGCCAGCCTGCTGGGCGAGGCCATCTCCGGGCTGCCGCTGGTGCGGGCCTTCGCCGCCGAGCCCTGGCTGCAGCGGCGCTTTGACCAGGAGATCGACCTGCACCGCCGGGCCCGCTACCGCACCCTGCGGCTGCTGGCCCTGCAGCATCCGGTGGTGGGATTCCTCGAGGCCGCCGGGATCCTGGCCGTGCTCTGGATCGGCGCCTGGCGGATCCAGTCGGGGCAGCTCGACAGCCAGGGCTTCAGCAGCTACGTGGCCGCCCTGCTGATGCTGATCGATCCGATCGCCCACCTCACCACCAACTTCAACGAATTCCAGCAGGGCCAGGCCTCCCTGCAGCGGCTGCGGGCGATCGAGAACGAGCCCGTCGAAACCCCCGACAGTCCCCAGGCGCAACCCCTGGGTCCGGTGCGCGGCGCCCTCCAGCTCGAGCAGGTGTGGTTCGCCTACGGCGACGGCGAGCCGGTGCTGCGCCAGGTGAGCCTGGAGGTGAAGCCCGGCCAGGTGGTGGCCCTGGTCGGCCCCTCCGGAGCCGGCAAGAGCACCCTGTTCTCGCTGCTGCTGCGCTTCAACAACTGCCAGCGGGGCCGGGTGCTGCTGGATGGCCACGACCTGGCCGACCTGCGCGCCCGGGAGCTGCGCCAGGCCGTGGCCCTGGTGCCCCAGCAGAGCAGCGTGTTCTCGGGCACGGTGGCCGAGGCGATCGCCTTCGGGCGGCCGGCCACCGCCGAGGCGATCCGCCAGGCGGCCCGCCTGGCCAACGCCGATGGCTTCATCAGCCAGCTGCCCCACGGCTATCAGAGCCGGCTGGAGGAACGGGGCCGCAACGTGTCCGGCGGCCAGCTGCAGCGGCTGGCGATCGCCCGCGCCGTGCTGGGCAATCCCGCCGTGCTGTTGCTCGATGAGGCCACCAGTGCCCTCGACGCCGAGGCCGAGGAGGCCGTGCAGGCCGGCCTGCAGACCGCCATGGCCGGCCGCAGCGTGCTGGTGATTGCCCACCGCCTCTCCACCGTGCAGAAGGCGGATCGCATCGTGGTGCTGGAGGCGGGCCGGATCGTGCAGCAGGGCAGCCACAATCAGCTGATGGCTCAGGACGGTCGCTACCGGCAGCTGTGCCGCCGCCAGTTCATCCACCTCGAACCATGA
- a CDS encoding RNA-binding S4 domain-containing protein produces MARFAVKLDQFLKYQGLAATGGEAKLRIQRGDVRVNGLIETRRGRQLALGDAVSVDGRELIVTPTANGR; encoded by the coding sequence ATGGCCAGATTCGCCGTGAAGCTCGACCAATTCCTCAAATATCAGGGGCTGGCAGCCACCGGCGGCGAAGCCAAGCTGCGCATCCAGCGCGGTGATGTGCGCGTCAACGGCCTGATCGAAACCCGCCGGGGCCGCCAGCTGGCCCTCGGCGATGCGGTGAGCGTGGACGGCCGCGAGCTGATCGTCACGCCCACGGCCAACGGCCGCTGA
- a CDS encoding magnesium chelatase subunit H — protein sequence MFTQVRSANRRVSPAASHCGAVMKAVYVVLEPQYQNALTQAATALNDQNGPLAIELSGYLIEELRDPTNYADFCADVAAADVFIASLIFIEDLAQKVVEAVAPHRDKLKAAVVFPSMPEVMRLNKLGTFSMAQLGQSKSAIAGFMKKRKEAGGAGFQDAMLKLLNTLPTVLKYLPVEKAQDARSFMLSFQYWLGGTPDNLRNFLLMLADKYVFPRGSGSERAAVAVAEPVVFPDLGIWHPLAPSMFEDLKEYLNWSASRTDLSEKARSGPVIGLVLQRSHIVTGDEAHYVAVIQELEYRGATVIPVFCGGLDFTRPVNAFFYDPLKPGSPLVDGVVSLTGFALVGGPARQDHPKAIEVLKSLNRPYMVALPLVFQTTQEWEESDLGLHPVQVALQIAIPELDGAIEPIVLSGRDDATGKAHTLQDRVEAIAERSIRWASLRIKPRATKKLAITVFSFPPDKGNVGTAAYLDVFGSIHRVMEEMAAQGYDLGSLPRTPKELMESVLQDPEALEGAPELAIAHRMSVAEYEQLTPYSERLEENWGKPPGNLNSDGTNLLIYGRHFGNVFVGVQPTFGYEGDPMRLLYSRSASPHHGFAAYYTYLEKVWGADAVLHFGTHGSLEFMPGKQMGMSDTCYPDSLIGALPNLYYYAANNPSEATIAKRRGYAETISYLTPPAENAGLYRGLKELGELVGSYQQLRESSRGVQIVNAAVETARQCNLDKDVALPDGDAAELDLAARDAVIGQIYRQLMEIESRLLPCGLHTIGKPPTAEEAIATLVNIAALEREEDGLRSLPALLAESRGRTIAEVYKGNDDGVLADVELNREITETCRAAVGAMVKAVTGSDGRVTLRRNFAWFFNLLERFGFKLPSPWLGACCSAGFAQVNQADLDQLFGYLQFCLEQICADFEMQSLLRALDGEYVLPGPGGDPIRNPGVLPSGKNIHALDPQAIPTKAAIAAAKVVVDRLIERQKAEQGTWPETIACVLWGTDNIKTYGESLAQILWFIGVRPVADSLGRVNKLELLSLEELGRPRIDVVVNCSGVFRDLFINQMGLIDQGVKMAAEADEPLALNFVRKHAQEQAEQEGISLRDAATRVFSNASGSYSSNVNLAVENSTWEEEDELQEMYLSRKTFAFNADNPGEMNQKRGVFESAMKTADVTFQNLDSAEISLTDVSHYFDSDPTKLIAGLRDDGKAPTSYIADTTTANAQVRSLSETIRLDSRTKLLNPKWYEGMLNSGYEGVREVAKRLNFTLGWSATSGAVDNFVYEDANDTFINDPEMRQRLMELNPHSFRRIVGTLLEVNGRGYWETSDENIQQLQEIYQEIEDRIEGVTAP from the coding sequence ATGTTCACGCAGGTCCGCTCCGCCAACCGTCGGGTCAGCCCTGCCGCCTCCCATTGCGGTGCGGTGATGAAGGCCGTCTACGTTGTGCTGGAGCCCCAGTACCAGAACGCCCTCACCCAGGCAGCCACGGCGCTCAACGACCAGAACGGTCCCCTGGCGATCGAGCTGAGCGGCTATCTGATCGAGGAGCTGCGCGATCCCACCAACTACGCCGACTTCTGCGCCGATGTGGCGGCGGCGGATGTGTTCATCGCCTCGCTGATCTTCATCGAGGATCTGGCCCAGAAGGTGGTGGAGGCCGTGGCCCCCCACCGCGACAAGCTCAAGGCGGCCGTGGTGTTTCCCTCCATGCCGGAGGTGATGCGGCTCAACAAGCTGGGCACCTTCTCGATGGCCCAGCTGGGCCAGAGCAAGAGCGCCATCGCCGGCTTCATGAAGAAGCGGAAGGAGGCCGGCGGCGCCGGTTTCCAGGACGCGATGCTCAAGCTGCTCAACACCCTGCCCACGGTTCTCAAGTACCTACCGGTGGAGAAGGCCCAGGACGCCCGCTCCTTCATGCTCAGCTTCCAGTACTGGCTGGGCGGCACGCCGGACAACCTGCGCAACTTCCTGTTGATGCTGGCGGACAAGTACGTGTTCCCCCGCGGCAGCGGCAGTGAGCGGGCGGCGGTGGCGGTGGCCGAACCGGTGGTGTTCCCCGACCTGGGCATCTGGCACCCCCTGGCGCCGTCGATGTTCGAGGACCTCAAGGAATACCTCAACTGGAGCGCCAGCCGCACTGATCTGAGCGAGAAGGCCCGCAGCGGCCCGGTGATCGGCCTGGTGCTGCAGCGCAGCCACATCGTCACCGGCGACGAGGCCCACTACGTGGCCGTGATCCAGGAACTCGAATACCGCGGCGCCACCGTGATTCCGGTGTTCTGCGGCGGCCTCGACTTCACCCGTCCGGTGAACGCCTTCTTCTACGACCCGCTCAAGCCAGGCAGCCCCCTGGTCGATGGGGTGGTGTCGCTCACCGGCTTCGCCCTGGTGGGTGGTCCGGCCCGCCAGGACCACCCCAAGGCGATCGAGGTGCTCAAGAGCCTCAACCGCCCCTACATGGTGGCCCTGCCACTGGTGTTCCAGACCACCCAGGAATGGGAGGAGAGCGACCTGGGCCTGCACCCGGTGCAGGTGGCCCTGCAGATCGCCATCCCCGAGCTCGATGGCGCCATCGAGCCGATCGTGCTCAGTGGCCGCGATGACGCCACCGGCAAGGCCCACACCCTGCAAGACCGGGTGGAGGCGATCGCCGAGCGCTCGATCCGCTGGGCCTCCCTGCGCATCAAGCCCCGGGCCACCAAGAAGCTGGCAATCACTGTGTTCAGCTTCCCGCCCGACAAGGGCAATGTGGGCACCGCCGCCTACCTCGATGTGTTCGGCTCCATCCACCGGGTGATGGAGGAGATGGCAGCCCAGGGCTACGACCTCGGCAGCCTGCCCCGCACGCCGAAAGAGCTGATGGAGTCGGTGCTGCAGGACCCCGAAGCCCTGGAGGGTGCCCCCGAACTGGCCATCGCCCACCGCATGAGCGTGGCGGAGTACGAGCAGCTCACCCCCTACTCCGAGCGGCTGGAGGAGAACTGGGGCAAGCCCCCCGGCAACCTCAACTCCGACGGCACCAACCTGCTGATCTACGGCCGCCACTTCGGCAACGTGTTCGTGGGGGTGCAGCCCACCTTCGGCTACGAGGGCGATCCGATGCGGCTGCTCTATTCGCGCAGCGCCAGCCCCCACCACGGTTTTGCCGCCTACTACACCTACCTGGAGAAGGTGTGGGGCGCCGACGCCGTGCTGCACTTCGGCACCCACGGCTCGCTGGAGTTCATGCCCGGCAAGCAGATGGGCATGAGCGACACCTGCTACCCCGATTCCCTGATCGGCGCCCTGCCAAACCTCTATTACTACGCCGCCAACAACCCCTCAGAAGCCACGATCGCCAAGCGGCGCGGCTACGCCGAAACGATCAGCTATCTCACGCCACCGGCCGAAAATGCCGGCCTCTACCGCGGCCTCAAGGAGCTGGGTGAGCTGGTGGGCTCCTACCAGCAGCTGCGCGAGAGCAGCCGCGGCGTGCAGATCGTCAACGCGGCGGTCGAAACCGCCCGCCAGTGCAACCTCGACAAGGACGTGGCCCTGCCCGATGGCGATGCCGCCGAGCTCGACCTGGCCGCGCGCGACGCGGTGATCGGCCAGATCTACCGCCAGCTGATGGAGATCGAGAGCCGCCTGCTGCCCTGCGGGCTGCACACCATCGGCAAGCCCCCCACCGCCGAGGAGGCCATCGCCACCCTGGTGAACATCGCCGCCCTCGAGCGCGAGGAGGACGGCCTGCGCTCCCTGCCAGCCCTGCTGGCCGAGAGCCGCGGCCGCACGATTGCCGAGGTCTACAAGGGCAACGACGACGGCGTGCTCGCCGACGTGGAGCTCAATCGGGAGATCACCGAAACCTGCCGCGCCGCCGTGGGGGCGATGGTAAAGGCCGTCACCGGCAGCGATGGCCGCGTCACCCTGCGCCGCAACTTCGCCTGGTTCTTCAACCTGCTGGAGCGCTTCGGCTTCAAGCTGCCCAGCCCCTGGCTGGGTGCCTGCTGCTCGGCCGGCTTCGCCCAGGTGAACCAGGCCGACCTCGATCAGCTGTTCGGCTACCTGCAGTTCTGCCTGGAGCAGATCTGCGCCGACTTCGAGATGCAGAGCCTGCTGCGGGCCCTCGATGGCGAATACGTGCTGCCGGGCCCCGGCGGTGATCCGATCCGCAACCCCGGCGTGCTGCCCAGCGGCAAGAACATCCACGCCCTCGATCCCCAGGCGATCCCCACCAAGGCCGCCATCGCCGCCGCCAAGGTGGTGGTGGACCGGCTGATCGAGCGCCAGAAGGCCGAACAGGGCACCTGGCCGGAAACGATCGCCTGCGTGCTCTGGGGCACCGACAACATCAAGACCTACGGCGAGTCGCTGGCCCAGATCCTCTGGTTCATCGGCGTGCGCCCGGTGGCCGATTCCCTGGGCCGCGTCAACAAGCTGGAGCTGCTCTCGCTCGAAGAGCTGGGCCGGCCCCGCATCGACGTGGTGGTGAACTGCAGCGGCGTGTTCCGCGACCTGTTCATCAACCAGATGGGCCTGATCGACCAGGGCGTGAAGATGGCCGCCGAGGCCGATGAGCCGCTGGCGCTGAACTTCGTGCGCAAGCACGCCCAGGAGCAGGCCGAGCAGGAGGGCATCTCCCTGCGCGATGCCGCCACCCGGGTGTTCTCCAATGCCAGCGGCAGCTACAGCTCGAACGTGAACCTGGCGGTGGAGAACAGCACCTGGGAGGAGGAGGATGAACTGCAGGAGATGTACCTCTCCCGCAAGACCTTCGCCTTCAACGCCGACAACCCCGGCGAGATGAACCAGAAGCGGGGCGTGTTCGAGTCGGCGATGAAAACCGCCGACGTGACCTTCCAGAACCTGGATTCCGCCGAGATCTCGCTCACCGATGTGAGCCACTACTTCGACTCCGACCCCACCAAGCTGATCGCCGGCCTGCGCGACGACGGCAAGGCCCCCACCAGCTACATCGCTGACACCACCACCGCCAACGCCCAGGTGCGCTCCCTGAGCGAAACGATCCGCCTGGATTCGCGCACCAAGCTGCTCAACCCCAAGTGGTATGAGGGCATGCTCAACTCCGGCTACGAGGGCGTACGGGAGGTGGCCAAACGGCTCAACTTCACCCTCGGCTGGAGCGCCACCAGCGGCGCCGTGGACAACTTCGTCTACGAAGACGCCAACGACACCTTCATCAACGATCCGGAGATGCGCCAGCGGCTGATGGAGCTCAACCCCCACAGCTTCCGCCGCATCGTGGGCACCCTGCTGGAAGTGAACGGCCGCGGCTACTGGGAGACCTCAGACGAGAACATCCAGCAGCTCCAGGAGATCTACCAGGAGATCGAAGACCGGATCGAGGGGGTCACGGCCCCCTGA
- the folP gene encoding dihydropteroate synthase — protein sequence MASQPPRWGERTLVMGVLNLTPDSFSDGGRYLDLEPAVAQAVRMSREGAHVLDLGGQSTRPGASEVGAAEEAARVLPVLRALLEGRLPANRPLLSIDTFRAAVAEAALQAGADWINDVSGGRRDPALLQVVAAAGCPLVLMHSRGDSRSMDGLALYTDVVAEVRQELLRATDAALAAGVRADQLIWDPGLGFAKTTEHNLSLLRGLAALRQEGFPLLLGPSRKRFIGAVLEEPRPRARLWGTAAVCAQAISAGADVLRVHDVGPIVQTARMVDAIVRVEP from the coding sequence ATGGCCAGCCAGCCGCCGCGCTGGGGTGAGCGCACGCTGGTGATGGGGGTGCTCAACCTCACCCCCGACTCCTTCAGCGATGGCGGCCGCTACCTGGATCTGGAGCCGGCCGTGGCTCAGGCGGTCCGCATGAGCCGCGAGGGTGCGCACGTGCTCGATCTCGGCGGCCAGAGCACCCGTCCTGGCGCCAGCGAGGTGGGTGCTGCCGAGGAAGCCGCCAGGGTGCTGCCGGTGCTGCGCGCCCTGCTTGAGGGCCGGCTGCCGGCGAACCGGCCGCTGCTCTCGATCGACACCTTCCGCGCCGCGGTGGCGGAAGCCGCCCTGCAGGCCGGGGCCGACTGGATCAACGACGTGAGCGGCGGCCGACGCGATCCCGCCCTGCTGCAGGTGGTGGCGGCGGCGGGCTGCCCGCTGGTGCTGATGCACAGCCGCGGCGACAGCCGCAGCATGGATGGGCTGGCCCTCTACACCGACGTGGTGGCGGAGGTGCGCCAGGAGTTGCTGCGGGCCACCGACGCCGCTCTGGCGGCGGGGGTGCGGGCGGATCAGCTGATCTGGGATCCGGGCCTGGGCTTTGCCAAGACCACCGAGCACAACCTCTCCCTGCTGCGGGGGCTGGCGGCGCTGCGGCAGGAGGGCTTCCCCCTGCTGCTGGGCCCCTCCCGCAAGCGCTTCATCGGCGCAGTGCTGGAGGAGCCCCGACCCCGGGCCAGGCTCTGGGGCACCGCGGCGGTCTGCGCCCAGGCGATCAGCGCCGGCGCCGATGTGCTGCGGGTGCACGACGTGGGGCCGATCGTGCAGACCGCCCGCATGGTGGATGCGATCGTGCGGGTTGAGCCCTAG
- a CDS encoding SDR family NAD(P)-dependent oxidoreductase encodes MKAFRLDGQRALISGGSKGLGAAIASSFAEAGADIGLIGRDTDGLNRVKAVVESYGRHCCLIEADLGSVEGARRAGETALEFFPQWNVLVNNAGIARPAPILEISEADWQHTFAVNLHSALILSQHIVPQMISRGRGKVLNISSLGAFLGTPGLGAYAASKAAINQLTRTMAVEWGPANVQVNALCPTVILTELGHELWDSPAMQAARQAKESRIPLHRFAEPEEVARVALFLASAAADFIQGVCLPLDGGLLIAP; translated from the coding sequence ATGAAGGCTTTTCGACTGGATGGCCAACGCGCCCTGATCTCAGGCGGCTCCAAGGGCCTGGGGGCGGCCATCGCCAGCAGCTTCGCCGAGGCCGGTGCTGACATCGGCCTGATCGGCAGGGACACCGACGGCCTGAACAGGGTCAAGGCCGTTGTCGAGAGCTACGGGCGCCACTGCTGCCTGATCGAAGCCGATCTCGGCTCGGTGGAGGGTGCCAGGCGCGCCGGGGAAACAGCCCTGGAGTTCTTTCCGCAATGGAATGTGCTGGTCAACAACGCCGGCATCGCCAGGCCCGCTCCGATCCTGGAGATCAGCGAAGCCGATTGGCAGCACACCTTCGCGGTGAACCTGCACTCGGCCCTGATTCTCTCCCAACACATCGTTCCCCAGATGATCAGCAGAGGCCGCGGCAAGGTGCTGAACATCTCGTCGTTGGGTGCCTTTCTTGGCACCCCTGGATTAGGCGCCTATGCCGCCTCCAAGGCCGCCATCAACCAGCTGACCCGAACCATGGCCGTGGAATGGGGGCCGGCCAATGTTCAGGTGAATGCCCTTTGTCCCACCGTGATCCTCACCGAGCTGGGCCATGAGCTCTGGGACAGCCCTGCCATGCAGGCAGCCAGACAAGCCAAGGAAAGCAGGATTCCGTTGCACCGCTTTGCAGAACCCGAGGAGGTGGCCCGGGTGGCCCTGTTCCTGGCCAGTGCCGCTGCTGATTTCATCCAGGGCGTGTGCCTGCCCCTGGATGGGGGCCTGCTGATCGCCCCCTAG